DNA sequence from the Selenomonas timonae genome:
CGAGATGTACTGCGCGAGACGGGGATCACGGCGACAGCGGGCATCGGAACAAATCTCTACCTTGCAAAGGTTGCGATGGACATCGTGGCAAAGCATATGAAGCCGGATGCGGACGGCGTGCGCATTGCGGCACTGGACGAGATGAGCTATCGCCAGCAGCTCTGGACGCATCGTCCGCTCACGGACTTTTGGCGCGTCGGCAGAGGCTATGCGCGAAAGCTCGAGGAGAATGGACTTTATACGATGGGCGACATTGCGCGCTGCTCTCTCGGGAAATCAAATGCACGGCACAACGAAGATCTCCTTTATCGACTCTTCGGCGTACAGGCGGAGCTGCTGATCGACCATGCGTGGGGCTATGAGTGCGCACGCATGGAGGACATTAAAAACTACCGACCGAAATCGCGCAGCACGCATATGGGGCAGGTACTCCAGCATCCGTATACCGCGCAGAAGGCACGCCTCGTCGTCTGGGAGATGGCAGATGCCCTCTCCATTGAGCTGGCGGAGAAACGCCTCACGAGTGACCGCCTCGAGCTGACCGTCGGCTATGACATCGAGAACCTGACACGACCCGAGATCCGCGCCCTCTACCACGGCCGCATCCGCACGGATCGCTATGGGCGAAAGATACCGTGGCCGGCACACGGCAGAGTGCTCATCGACCGCGGTGTACTCCCGCACGCAATCATGAAGGCGCTGACCAAACTCTTCGACGAGATCGTCAATCCCGCCCTCCTCATCCGAAGACTCACACTCTCCGCACAACATTCAATGACCGAGGAGCAGCACGCCTCCGCCGCTGAGCAAATCTCCCTCTTTACGCCCGAGGAGACGGCGGCAACTGTCCTGACACCTGCGGAGATTGCTGCACAGGAAAAGGAAAAGGCGCTACAGGAAGCAATCATCGCCATCAAGAAGACCTATGGCAAGAATGCCATCCTGCGCGGATCGAATCTCATCGACGGCGCAACGGCACGTCTGCGCAACAGCCAGATTGGTGGACACAAGGCATAAATATGACAGGAGAACAATATGCAGCGACGCATTGAGGACTATACGGACATCATCCATCTGCCGCGCCCCATCTCGCGGACGCATCCGCCCATGTCGCAGCACGACCGCGCGGGACAGTTCGCCCCCTTCTCCGCGCTCACGGGACTCCATGCTGCCGCTGACCGCACGGCACAGGAAAAAGCTGCGCAATATGATAAATACACGCCGCCGGAGCATATTGCTTGACAAAAATCAAAAACATCGCTACAATACTATCCATGTCGGGATGTGGCTCAGCTTGGTAGAGCGCATCGTTCGGGACGATGAGGTCGCAGGTTCGAATCCTGTCATCCCGACCATCTTCATATGGATATGAGCCGGAGCCATTGGGCGCCGGTGTTTTTATTTCCGGAGGCAAATATGGGAGACGAACTCAAACGCTGCAGTTGGGTGAAACTGGATGATCCCATCTATGTGAAATACCACGATGAGGAATGGGGGCAGCCGCTTCACGATGACCGTGCGCTCTACGAGCTTTTCATTCTTGAGACATTTCAGGCCGGGCTGTCGTGGGCGACGATCCTCCACAAGCGCGAGAACTTCCGCCGTGCATACGAGGGTTTTATTCCCGAGCGAGTCGCGGCGTTCAATGCAGCAAAGGTCGAGGAACTAATGCAGGATGGGGGGTTTGTGCGCAACCGCCGCAAGATCGAGGCGAGCATTGTGAACAGCCGCATCTTCCTCGACATCGTGCGCGAGTTTGGCTCGTTTGACCGCTATATCTGGGGCTTTACGGATGGAAAACCCGTGCGCGAGAGCTGCGAACTGCGTACAACCTCGCCGCTCTCAGACAAGGTGTCAAATGACCTCAAGAAGCGCGGCATGCGATTCGTCGGCTCGACCTGCATCTACTCGACACTGCAGGCGATTGGTGTACTTGCGGCGCACACGGACGAATGCGATTGGAGCAAATCATGAGCGGCGTCGATCCGCGCCTCGCCGCCCTGCGCACAGCCTTTCTCTGCACGCTCCCGATTCTCGCAGGCTTTCTCTTCATCGGGCTTGCTTACGGCATCTATACGAACGTCTCGGGCTTCTCGTTCTGGTATCCGATGGCAATGAGCGCGCTCATCTTCGGCGGCTCGCTCGAGTTCATTGCAACAACACTCCTCCTCAGCCCTTTTGCCCCATTGCAGACCTTCCTCCTCGCACTCATGGTGCAGGGACGACATATCTTCTACGGTATTTCCATGTTCGAGAGGTATCGCGGCACGGGTTGGAAGAAGCCCTATCTCATCTACGGGATGTGCGATGAGTCCTTCTCCATCAACTACACGACGAAGATTTCAGAGGGCGTTGATGCGGGCTGGTTTATGTTCTTTGTCACCCTGCTGAACCAGATCTACTGGGTTGCAAGCGCAACCATCGGTGGACTGGTCGGCACGAGCCTCCCCATCAATACGGAGGGTATTGAATTCGCTATGACAGGACTCTTCGTCGTGATCTTTATGGAGCAGTGGATGAACGACCCGCAGCATTATACGGGCATCCTCGGACTTGCAGCTGCAGGCATCGCACTTGCCGTCTTCGGGCGTGAGGCTTTTATGCTCCCGACCATGTTCATCATTCTCGCGGGATGCCTCGCACTCCGTCCCTTCATCGAAGGGAGAGAGATGGCATGACGTTCACTGAACAGTGTATTACCATCGGGCTCTGTGCGCTTGCGAGTGTACTCACGCGCGCCCTCCCCTTTCTCCTGATCTCAGAGAAGAAGCCGACGCCGCCGATTATCCGCTACCTCGGCAACGTCCTCCCCGCCGCCGTCTTTGGGATGCTTGTCGTCTACTGTCTCAAGGATACAACATTGTTCAGTGGCAGTCACGGTCTGCCGGAGCTTACAGGAATACTCGTGACTGCATTGCTTCATCTGAAATTTCGCCAGATGCTGCTCTCGATTGGAGGAGGGACGGCAGTCTATATGATACTAATTCAATGGGTATTCATCCCATAAAAAAAATTCCCCATAAAGGGGAATTTTTTGATGGTTACATATAGTCATCCGCCGTGCGGGTCTTTGCCTTCTTGCGGAGGCCAAGCATACGCGAGATACGGTCGACAATGACATAGAACACGGGAATGAGGAAGATACCCAGAATGGTGGCAAAGAGCATGCCGCCGACAACAGCGACGCCCATGCCGTTACGCGCCGCAGCGCCCGCACCGGATGCCATGCAGAGAGGCAGACAGCCAATGATGAACGCAAACGATGTCATGAGGATCGGGCGGAGACGCAGCCCCGCCGCCTGAATCGCCGCTTTGAGCGGATCCATGCCGCGATCCACGCGAATCTTCGCGAACTCAACAATCAGAATTGCATTCTTTGCCGCAAGACCGATGACCATGATGACACCGATCTGCATATAGACGCTGTTCTGATAGCCCGCCGCAGGAATGCCAATTGTGCCGAAGATCGTCGCGAGGATGTACTCGGAGAAGAGTGCCCCGAAGATGCCAGTCGGCACCGTGAAGAGCACGGCAAACGGTACGCTCCAGCTCTCATAGAGTGCCGCAAGACAGAGGAATACAAAGACCAGACAGAGTGCAAGCACCTGCATAGTTGAATCCGCCGACTTCTTCTCCTCACGGCTCTGCCCCGACCACTCGATGCTGAATCCGGAACCCGCGTGCTTCTGCACAATCTCGGTGATGGCGTTCATCGCCTCGCCCGAGCTGTAGCCGGAGCCGGAACTTCCCTGGAACGTGATCGAACGCGCGCCGTTGAATCGGCTGATCTGCGTGGGACCCGTTGTGAGTTTGGGTTTGAGCAAGGTATCGAGAGGTACCATGCCGCCCTGAGAGTTCTTGACAAAGACGAACTTTGCCGCCTCTGCCTCGGTGCGATAGGTCACGTCGGACTGCAGCACGACCTTGTAGGTCCGCCCGAACTGGTTGAAGTCATTGACCTCATAGCCGCCGAAGTTGACCTGCAGTGCCGTGAATACATCCGAGAGCTGAACGCCGAGATTCTTGACCTTTTCGCGGTCAATCTCATACTGATAGCTCGGCGCGTTGATCTTAAACGTCGAGCGCACGCCCCGTAGCTCGGGGCGCGTATTTGCCTCGGCAAGAATCGCATTCACGATGTCGTTGAGCTCGGTGTCGGAATGTCCGCTCATGTCCTGCAGCTGGAGCGACCAGCCGCCGACATTGCCGAGCCCCGGCAGTGCGGGCGGATTGATGGCAACGACAAGTGCCTCGGGTGCCTCCATCGCGCCGACGCGGAACATCGTACCGACCGCAGCGGCAACCGACTCAGCGAGCCCTGCACGCTGCGACCAGTCCTTCATACCAACGAACACGACAGCACCGTTAGAGTTCGCACCGCCCGCGAGGATGTCGAAGCCGTTGATGGACATGACGGCACTCTGCCCCTTGATCTCGCGCTGTGCCGCCTGCTGGATCTTGTCCACGGTCTTCTGTGTCTGATTCGTGGACGTGCCCGGCGGCAGCTGAATCGCGATCATCATATAGCCCTGATCTTCCTCAGGGACAAATGTGGTCGGCAGATTCCGATAGATGATCGCCGTAAGCCCGCAGACGATGAGCAGGAAGATAACGGCAACCTTCGATTTGCGGATAAACTTGCTAACGATACCAACATAGCCCTTGCGCGTCGCATCGAACCAGTTATTGAATCGGTCAAAGAAGCGGTCGAGTACGCTCTTTGTCCCATTCTCCTTCTTTGGTTTGAGCATGAGAGCGCAGAGTGCCGGCGTCAGCGACAGCGCGACAAAGGCAGAAATCGCCATCGAGATTGCAATCGTGAGCGCGAACTGCTTGTAGAGCACGCCCATCATGCCGCCGAGGAAGGCAACGGGGACAAAGACCGCTGCGAGCACGAAGGCAATCGCAACAACAGGCCCCTGCACCTCTGCCATCGCACGCTCCGTTGCGTCAACGGGCGAAAGTCCGCTCTCCATATGATGCTCGACGTTCTCGATGACGACGATCGCATCGTCGACGACAAGACCGATTGCAAGCACCATTGCAAAGAGTGTCAGCGTATTGATGGAGAAATCCAACAGGACGAACGCGCCGAATGCACCGATGAGGGACACAGGCACGGCGAGCAGCGGGATCAGCGTCGCGCGCCAGCTCTGCAAAAAGAGGAAGATGACGAGCACGACGAGCAGCAGTGCCTCAAGGAAGGTATGCACAACCTCCTTAATGGATGCGTTGATGTAGTCGGTACTGTCAAAGACGGACTTCATCTTGAGCCCGGGAGGGAAGGTCTTCTCCGCCTCCTCTAGGATCTTGCGCACCTCCGCAAGGGTAATCATGGCGTTCGCATCGGAGGTCAGCTGAATGCCGAAACCAACGGCGGGATAGCCGTTAAATTTCGCAACAATATTATTTTGACGCTGACCGGTCTCAATACGTGCAACATCCTTCAAGCGGACGAATGTGCCGTCCTTGCCCGCGGCAATGATGACGTTGCCGAACTCCTCGGGGGTCGTAAGACGCCCCTGTACCTTGCCCGTGAACTGCTTCTCCTGCCCGTTCTGCGTCGGCATACCGCCGACCGTGCCGGCAGGAGCCTGTACGTTCTGCTCGTTGATTGCCCGTGTAATGTCCGAAACGGTCAGACCGAGCTCCGCGAGGCGATCCGGATTCATCCAGACGCGCATCGCATAGTCGGCACCGAATACCTGCACATCGCCCACGCCGCTGACGCGCTTGATCGCATCGAGGAAGTAGAGCGTCGCATAGTTCTTCATGAAGGCGCGGTCATAGGTGCCGTCCTCGGAGTACAGCGAAACGAAGTACGCCATCTGCCCCGAGGATTTGCGCGTCGTAACGCCCGCCGACTGCACGGAGGATGGCAGGCTGGCATTTGCCCCCGCCGCATTGTTCTGCACCTTGACGGCATCCATATCTCCGTCCGTGCCGACATCGAACGTAACAGAAAGGCTGTAACGCCCCGTATCATCAGAGGTGGAGCTCATGTAGTCCATCCCCTGCGTACCGTTGATCTGCTCCTCGATGACCTGCGCCACCGTCTCATTGACAACGGCAGCACTTGCGCCCGTATAGTTCGCCGACACCGCAACCGTCGGCGGCGAGATCTGCGGATACTGCGCGATTGGCAGTGAGAACCCCGCGATCGTACCGATGATGACGATCATCACCGCAATGACAATCGCAAAGATCGGTCGGTGTATGAAAAATTTTGCCAAAGGATCTCCTCCTTACTTCGCGGGCGTGAGCTCACGCGTATTAAAGTTGGAGGTATCCCCCTCAAGCGAGAATCCCATGTCGCTTGCTGTCACCATCGTCACGGCTAGATCGCCGCCCTCCTGGAGCGTGGTCAGCCCCTCAACCACAACGATATCCGAGCTGTCCAAACCTTCCTTGACAACGTAGTAGCTGCCAATCTTATCGCCCAGTGTCACCGTGCGTGCGACAGCCTTATTGTCCGGCCCTACGAGCATGACAAAGGACTTGCCGAGCAGCTGCTGAACAGCACGCTCAGGCACGAGAATCGCATTCGGAATCGTGTCGCCGATCAGGCTGACGCGCGCAAACATGCCCGGCAGGAGAAGTCCATCCGGATTATCAAAGAGAGCCTTTACCGTCAGTGTCCCCGTCTGAGCAGTAAGAGCGCGATCCGAGGTCACGATATGCCCGATGATCGGATACTTCGAGCCGTTGGAGAGCGTCAGCTCGACCACAACAGCAGCGATTCCGCCCTGCTGTGCCGCCTGCTCAACGAAGTTCAGGTACTCGTTCTCTGAGAGGCTGAACTGCGCAAAGATCGGGTTTGCTGTGCCCATCGAAACGAGCGTCGTCGTTCCCGCAGAGACAAATGTCCCCATCGCCACATCATCTACAGAGAGCTGCCCCGACATCGGTGCGTAGATCACCGTATCATCGAGATTCTCCTGTGCCTGACGCACGAGTGCTTCATTCGCAGCGACCGCCGCCTCATAGGCGTTCACCTGTGCCTGCTGCGTGGAGAGTGTCTGCTCAGAGACCGCTGCACTGGCATAGAGCTGCTGATAGCGTCCGAGATCCATGCGCGCATTGTTCAGCGTCGCCTCGGATTGCGCAAGCACGGCCTTCGCCTGCAGAAGCGCACTCTCATACTGGCGAGAGTCAATGCGGTAGAGTGGCTGCCCTGCCGATACAGACTGCCCACCCACGATGTATTTCTCGACAATGTTCCCGGAGACACGCGACTGAATCTTCACCTCGTCCGTGCCCACGATCTGCCCCGCATATACATGCGTGAGCGGCGTATCCTGCCGCAGTACATTCATCGCCTTGACAGACGTCGCACGCGCTCCGCCCCCCTGCTGACCGCTCCCGCAGCCGCTCAGAAGCATAGCGAGCGCGAAGATCGCAGCGACGAGAACGCCCAGACCTTTTCTGTTCTCAAACAAATAAATAACCTCCTCTTTCCCATTCCCCACATCATGTGAAAGGTGTTAACATATGTATGAAGAAGGGCAGGTATCCGCACGGGAATCCCTGCCATAACAGATTCATATTAGCGAAGCACGGTGCAAAAGTCAAGAAATGATGTGTGCTTCAAGGTGAAGTTTAACCGATTTTTAACCGAGTCCGATGCGGTCAAGAGCGGCTGCGGCAGCTTGCTGCTCCGCCTCCTTCTTGCTACGTCCCGTACCTTCCCCCATCGGCTCGTCACCAATAAGAACGCGGGTCGTAAAACGCTTGTCATGGTCGGGTCCCGTCTCACCGATCAGCTTGTAGGAAATCGACGCATGTCGCTTCTGCTGCACATGCTCCTGCAGTGTCGTCTTGTAGTCGCGCGCAACATGCGTCTTCTCTACAGAGAGCGCCTCAGCAGCAAGCTGATGTGCCACATAGTCACGCGCTGTCTCCCAGCCGCCGTCGAGATAGACGGCACCGACGAGCGCCTCGAATGCGTTCTCGAGATTGTTCTGCCTATCTGCGCCCCCATTGTGCAGCTCCCCACGCCCGAGCAGGAGGTAGCTGCCAAGGTCGAGCTGCCGCGCAAGGCGCGCAAGCGTCTCACTCTGAACGAGGCTCGCGCGCATCTTCGTCAGCTCCCCCTCGGAGCACTCCGGAAAATGCGCATACAAATACGTGCTGGAGGCAAGCTCCAGCACGGCATCGCCCAGAAACTCCAGACGTTCGTTATGCGGTATATCATCCTTCGCTTCATTTGTATACGAAGGGTGGGTCAGCGCCTCATCGAGCAGCGAGAGGTCGCCGAAGGAAACACCTATTTGGACAGAAAGGCGCACAAGTGCTGCGCGCCTTCCCTCCGTCATTTCGTGTGCCATTTGTTTTACTTCTGATACTTCTTGACGACGAGACAGGCGTTGTGCCCGCCGAAGCCGAAGGAGTTCGAGATCGCCGCGCGAACTTTTTTCGCACGCGCCTTATTCGGTACATAGTCGAGGTCGAGCCCCTCGTCCGGCGTATCGTAGTTGATCGTCGGCGGGAGCATATCGTTCTCGACTGCAAGCGCCGTTGCAATCAGCTCAACACTGCCTGCAGCACCGAGTAGATGTCCCGTCATGGACTTGATCGAGGAGACTGCAACATCCTTTGCAGCATCGCCCCAGACCGTCTTGATTGCCTCGGTCTCGCAGAGGTCATTCATATGCGTGGACGTGCCATGTGCATTGATATAGTCGATATCCTCCGGGCTGAGTCCCGCATCGTCGAGGGCGTACTTCATGCACTTCGCCTGATATTCGCCATGCGGCGCGGGGCTCGTAATGTGATAGCCGTCGGAGTTGGAACCATAGCCGACGAGCTCGGCGTAGATATGTGCACCACGCGCCTCTGCGTGCTCGAGCGTCTCAAGCACGACCAGACCCGCGCCCTCGCCCATGACGAAGCCCGAGCGGTTCTTGTCGAACGGACGCGAGGCATGCGCGGGATCGTCGTTGTGATCCGTGCAGAGTGCCTTCATCGCAGCAAAGCCCGCGCTTGCAGCCTCGGAGATGCTTGCCTCCGTGCCGCCCGCGATCATGATGTCTGCCTCGCCACGCTGCATCACGCGATAGGCATCGCCGATACAGTTCGCGCCCGTCGCACACGCCGTCACAACACAGGACACAGGACCATGCAGGCCGTAGTTGATTGCGACCTGCCCCGCTGCCATGTTGGCAATCATCATGGGGATGAAGAAGGGGCTGACGCGCTCGGGTCCCTTGTCAAAGAGGCGCTCATAGGTGCTATGCATCGTCTCGATGCCGCCGATGCCCGCGCCGACATAGGCGCCGATGCGATCGCGATCCTCGCTGTCCAGATCGAGCCCCGCGTCTGCAATCGCCATACCGGCGGAGACGACGGCGAACTGAGCGTAGCGATCCATGCGCTTTGCCTCTTTCTTGTCGATGTAGCCATCGACATCGAAGTCCTTGACCTCGCCCGCAATCTGCGCAGCGTAGTTCGTCGCATCGAAGCGGGTAATGCGTTCAATGCCGTTCTTGCCTGCAAGCAGCGCCTCCCAGAAGGCGTCCTTACCAATGCCGATCGGCGTGATCGGGCCAACCCCCGTAACGACAATTCTCTTCTTCAAACCAACCGACTCCTTTCCTAGAGTTCACACCCTAGTTCGCTGCCTCAAGCTGCTCTTTCAGCTCTTCAAATATCTCATGAACACTCAAAATCCGATCGATGCGCGGCATGAACTCGCCCGTAAAGACCAAGCCCGTCTCGAGATCTCCCTGCTGCGCACGCGAGAGTGCGCGGATGATGCAGAAGTGATGGTCACACTGCTTCAGGCAGCGGTCGCACACCTTCGGCGGTACTGGCCCCTCCATGATCCGTGCCGAGAACGGGGTGCGCACAGCACGCCCCGGCAGCCCCACGGGGCTGTGGATGATGACAATGTCATCCTTCTTGGATTTCAGGTAATACTGCTTCAGCGACGGCGCAGCATTGGACTCCTCACAAGCCGCAAAGCGCGAACCGAGCTGTACGCCATCTGCACCCATCTTGTGCAGATCCGCAATATCCTGCCCCGTCAGGATACCGCCGGCTGCAAAGATCGGAATCTTCACCGCCGCGCGGACATCGGAGATGATATTGCGCACGGACTGATCCGTGCCGAGATGACCGCCTGCCTCCTTGCCCTCGACAACGACCGCAGCCGCGCCGAGTTTTTCGGAGATCTTCGCCAGCTTCGCCGTGGAGACAATCGGCACAATCGGGGTGCCGGACTCCTTGCCGAGCTGGAACATATCGCGGGAGAATCCCGCACCTGCGACCACGAGGTCAATGCCCTCATCAATCGCAATTTTAACGGCATCCGCAAAGTCGCTTGCCGCGACCATCTCATTGATGCCGATGATCCCATTGGGAGATAGTGAGCGCGCGAGACGAATCTCATAGCGCAGTTCCTGCGGCTTCATGCCGGAGGCCGCGATGAGTCCGATTCCGCCCTCGTTTGCAACAGCGGCCGCGAGCCGCGCCGTTGTTATGCGGATCGCCATGCCGCCCTGAATGATGGGGATGGCGGCAACCTTATTGCCGATCCTCACCTCGGGTAGTCTCATATAAGCCCTCCAATCGGGAGAGTATGCCACACAGCAGCATCATGTTCATTGAACATTGACTCTCCACAAGAAGTTTTGGCTCCTCCTCCAACTCTCGTTCTATCGTCAGTCGGGAGGCACATGTATCACAGCAGGGTGCTTCCCACCCTGATTGTATGCAAATTCATAGATGTCTTTTGAGAAAAATCCCGTGCGCCTGAGCTGTCACGGGATTTCCCTAAAAGACCAGTTTTGTGCACGAATGCGACCAAAGGTCACTGTGTCTTACTTGTTCTGATCGATGTAGTTGACGACATCCTGAACCGTCTTAATCTTCTCAGCAGCCTCGTCGGGGATTTCAACATTGAATTCCTCCTCGAAAGCCATGATGAGCTCAACGATGTCGAGCGAATCTGCGCCAAGATCGTCAATGAAGGTGGACTCGAGGGTGACTTCATCAGCCTCCGAGCCAAGCTGTTCTACGACGATGTCGCGAACCTTGTCAAACGTTGCCATGCGTGTTCACCTCCTTTAAATAGATTGATTGTATGCTACATAACCATGCCGCCGTCTACATTAAGCGTCTGGCCGGTAATGTACGACGCTGCATCACTTACAAGGAAGAGAACAGCATCGGCAACATGCTCCGGTTTGCCAAGTGCTCCAAGCGGAATGCCCTCAGCAATCTTTTCGCGAATGCTGTCCTTGAGGACAGCTGTCATATCGGTGTCGATAAAGCCTGGCGCAACGACGTTGACCGTAATCCCGCGCGGCGCAAATTCCTTTGCCGCAGACTTCGAGAAGCCGATCACGCCCGCCTTTGCCGCAGCGTAATTCGTCTGCCCCACGTTGCCGATCTCGCCGACCACGGAGGAGAGATTCACAATGCGCCCGCTGCGCTGCTTCGTCATGAACTTTGCAGCAGCCTTCGTGCAGGCATAGATGCCTTTGAGGTTCGTGTTGATCACAGCATCGAAATCCTCATCCTTCATGCGGACGAGCAGCGTATCGCGCGTAATGCCCGCATTGTTGACGAGAATATCGAGACCGCCGAGTTCCTCATGCACGCGCGTGACCATCTCGGTCGCGGCAGCGCTGTCGGAGACATCCGCCTGAACGAGCAGTGCCGTACCGCCCTGCTCCTCGATGATCGCCTTGACCTCCTCGGCTGCAGCCTGATTGCCCGCATAGTTGACGGCAACCTTTGCGCCCTCCTGTGCAAGCCGGATGGCGATTGCGCGCCCAATGCCGCGAGAACCGCCCGTAACAAGAGCAACTTTACCCTCAAGAAGCATGGATTTCCTCCTTAATCGCACCGAATTCATTTAATCATTACTTCTTTAGTGTGTCAAGTGTTTTTTGCAGGGATTCCACATTCTCGACGTTCAGGCTCTTCAGCGTCTTGTCGATGCGCTTGTTAAAGCCCGCGAGCGTCTTGCCGGGGCCGCATTCGACATAGGTATCCGCGCCAAAGTCGCGCATCGTGTTGACGCACGCAATCCAGCGCACGGGATGATCTGCCTGTGCGACGAGGTTCGCCTTGATCTCCTCTGCCGTCTGCTGAAGTCCGCCCGTATAGTTCGAGACCACGGGGAACGCCGCATCGTGCAGCGTGACCTTTTCGAGCTCTGCCGCGAGCTTTTTCGCGGCGGGTTCCATCAGCGTCGAGTGGAACGGTGCGGAGACGGGCAGAATGACCGCCTTCTTCGCGCCCTTTTCCTGCAGCAGCTGCACAGCTGTCTCTACGCCCTTCGCCGTACCTGCGATAACAGTCTGTCCGGGGCAGTTGAAGTTGACTGCCTGCACGGCGCCTGCTGCACTCGCTTCGGCGCAGACCGCAATGATCGTATCATCGTCGAGCCCGATCACCGCAGCCATCGCCCCCTCACCCACGGGAACGGCTTCCTGCATATAGGCACCGCGCTTGTGCACGAGAACGACAGCATCCTGGAACGAGAGCACGCCCGCCGCAACGAGTGCCGCATACTCTCCGAG
Encoded proteins:
- the fabD gene encoding ACP S-malonyltransferase, encoding MGKLAFLFPGQGAQVVGMGKDFFDTYDLAKKRFAEADEALGYSISKLCFEGPADQLQLTEHTQPAILTVAVIAAELLRAEGIEPEIAAGHSLGEYAALVAAGVLSFQDAVVLVHKRGAYMQEAVPVGEGAMAAVIGLDDDTIIAVCAEASAAGAVQAVNFNCPGQTVIAGTAKGVETAVQLLQEKGAKKAVILPVSAPFHSTLMEPAAKKLAAELEKVTLHDAAFPVVSNYTGGLQQTAEEIKANLVAQADHPVRWIACVNTMRDFGADTYVECGPGKTLAGFNKRIDKTLKSLNVENVESLQKTLDTLKK
- the fabG gene encoding 3-oxoacyl-[acyl-carrier-protein] reductase, with the protein product MLLEGKVALVTGGSRGIGRAIAIRLAQEGAKVAVNYAGNQAAAEEVKAIIEEQGGTALLVQADVSDSAAATEMVTRVHEELGGLDILVNNAGITRDTLLVRMKDEDFDAVINTNLKGIYACTKAAAKFMTKQRSGRIVNLSSVVGEIGNVGQTNYAAAKAGVIGFSKSAAKEFAPRGITVNVVAPGFIDTDMTAVLKDSIREKIAEGIPLGALGKPEHVADAVLFLVSDAASYITGQTLNVDGGMVM
- the fabF gene encoding beta-ketoacyl-ACP synthase II; protein product: MKKRIVVTGVGPITPIGIGKDAFWEALLAGKNGIERITRFDATNYAAQIAGEVKDFDVDGYIDKKEAKRMDRYAQFAVVSAGMAIADAGLDLDSEDRDRIGAYVGAGIGGIETMHSTYERLFDKGPERVSPFFIPMMIANMAAGQVAINYGLHGPVSCVVTACATGANCIGDAYRVMQRGEADIMIAGGTEASISEAASAGFAAMKALCTDHNDDPAHASRPFDKNRSGFVMGEGAGLVVLETLEHAEARGAHIYAELVGYGSNSDGYHITSPAPHGEYQAKCMKYALDDAGLSPEDIDYINAHGTSTHMNDLCETEAIKTVWGDAAKDVAVSSIKSMTGHLLGAAGSVELIATALAVENDMLPPTINYDTPDEGLDLDYVPNKARAKKVRAAISNSFGFGGHNACLVVKKYQK
- a CDS encoding acyl carrier protein, producing MATFDKVRDIVVEQLGSEADEVTLESTFIDDLGADSLDIVELIMAFEEEFNVEIPDEAAEKIKTVQDVVNYIDQNK
- a CDS encoding NAD(P)H-dependent flavin oxidoreductase, translating into MRLPEVRIGNKVAAIPIIQGGMAIRITTARLAAAVANEGGIGLIAASGMKPQELRYEIRLARSLSPNGIIGINEMVAASDFADAVKIAIDEGIDLVVAGAGFSRDMFQLGKESGTPIVPIVSTAKLAKISEKLGAAAVVVEGKEAGGHLGTDQSVRNIISDVRAAVKIPIFAAGGILTGQDIADLHKMGADGVQLGSRFAACEESNAAPSLKQYYLKSKKDDIVIIHSPVGLPGRAVRTPFSARIMEGPVPPKVCDRCLKQCDHHFCIIRALSRAQQGDLETGLVFTGEFMPRIDRILSVHEIFEELKEQLEAAN